From Actinopolymorpha cephalotaxi, one genomic window encodes:
- a CDS encoding GNAT family N-acetyltransferase — protein sequence MTMPAAFTLSAFTGDADIRAIEAVRSAVRTVKPDAWMPGPDTDPASRLPYCRIARVGDAPVGYTWMDWWTERDGTRLLLLLGYVHPHWRRRGIGGHFLTWQLEAARQDPPAMDGDGPYVFGGNADIDQPDVRNLLMRAGFRLAFTAMDLECDLEETAPAPVPLPDGLVERRLGEVEHRLVHAAIEESFATSTHGYVPRTYERYRRDVADRQSDTGLWCVAWDGDEVAGVVINEKVDAGTGLTPWVAVRKRYRRRGLATALVRNGLARCSAAGLKRVRIATILENANQTVGFYERMGYREVLRRPRYRRPFDRSGVTVA from the coding sequence ATGACGATGCCTGCGGCGTTCACTCTGTCGGCCTTCACCGGTGATGCCGACATCAGGGCCATCGAGGCGGTGCGTTCAGCGGTCCGCACTGTCAAACCGGACGCCTGGATGCCCGGCCCGGACACCGATCCGGCGTCCCGGTTGCCGTACTGCCGGATCGCCCGCGTCGGTGACGCACCGGTCGGTTACACCTGGATGGACTGGTGGACCGAGAGGGACGGCACGCGACTGCTGCTTCTCCTCGGGTACGTCCACCCGCACTGGCGGCGGCGCGGCATCGGTGGTCACTTTCTGACCTGGCAGTTGGAGGCCGCGCGACAGGATCCGCCGGCGATGGACGGCGACGGTCCATACGTGTTCGGTGGCAACGCTGACATCGATCAGCCCGATGTGCGGAACCTGCTGATGCGGGCCGGCTTCCGGCTGGCGTTCACCGCGATGGATCTGGAGTGCGACCTGGAGGAGACCGCCCCTGCACCGGTGCCATTGCCCGATGGCCTGGTGGAACGCAGACTCGGCGAGGTGGAGCATCGCCTTGTCCACGCGGCGATCGAGGAGTCGTTCGCAACGAGTACTCACGGGTACGTGCCACGAACCTACGAGCGGTATCGGCGCGACGTCGCCGACAGGCAGTCGGACACCGGCCTTTGGTGTGTGGCATGGGACGGCGACGAGGTGGCCGGCGTGGTGATCAACGAGAAGGTCGATGCGGGTACCGGGTTGACGCCGTGGGTTGCGGTGCGGAAGCGGTATCGGCGGCGTGGACTGGCGACGGCTCTGGTGCGCAACGGGCTGGCGCGGTGCAGTGCGGCCGGGCTGAAGCGGGTACGGATCGCCACGATCCTCGAGAACGCCAACCAGACGGTCGGCTTCTACGAGCGCATGGGTTATCGCGAGGTACTCAGGAGACCTCGCTACCGTCGTCCGTTCGACAGGAGTGGAGTGACAGTCGCCTGA
- a CDS encoding Type 1 glutamine amidotransferase-like domain-containing protein, with protein MVAGVYLGGGGSEQDEARLWDRFLVPGQRILYWPFALATNQHEGAFRWLADCLAARGDFRIEMWSSPAGRSEQDLADVDLLFVGGGNTFGLLDHLQRHHFLQPVRNFLDAGGAMYGGSAGAVLAGADIAIAGDVDSNDCGITDTSALDLLGGLVIRPHYDASDDHLLRTWARTHDQTILAVPERSGVAVTDGRACNVGPEDVHLIGPAGAERRSPGHTWSLVA; from the coding sequence ATGGTGGCAGGGGTGTATCTCGGCGGCGGTGGCTCGGAGCAGGACGAGGCTCGGCTGTGGGACAGGTTCCTGGTGCCCGGCCAACGCATCCTCTACTGGCCGTTCGCACTCGCCACGAACCAGCATGAGGGAGCTTTTCGATGGCTGGCCGACTGCCTGGCCGCGCGTGGGGACTTCCGGATCGAGATGTGGTCGAGTCCCGCGGGCCGCTCCGAACAGGATCTGGCCGATGTTGATCTCCTTTTCGTCGGTGGCGGCAACACGTTCGGCCTGCTTGATCACCTCCAGCGGCATCACTTCCTGCAGCCTGTTCGGAACTTCCTCGATGCGGGTGGCGCCATGTACGGCGGAAGCGCCGGGGCGGTTCTCGCCGGCGCGGACATCGCGATCGCCGGCGACGTCGACTCCAACGACTGCGGCATCACGGACACGTCGGCGCTCGACCTGCTCGGCGGACTGGTCATCCGCCCCCACTACGACGCAAGCGACGACCACCTGCTCCGCACCTGGGCAAGGACTCACGACCAGACGATTCTCGCGGTTCCGGAACGTAGTGGAGTCGCCGTCACCGACGGTCGAGCCTGCAACGTGGGCCCCGAAGACGTTCACCTGATCGGCCCTGCGGGAGCCGAACGCCGGAGCCCGGGGCATACCTGGTCCTTGGTGGCGTAG
- a CDS encoding P-loop NTPase family protein, giving the protein MSHALAAKSGFPLIHLDLEFWKPGWVEPSEAEWREKQRRVLAGDAWIADGNYTETLDPRLERADTVVVLVTPWWRCAGRAFLRGFRMPGRLPEGCTYSAWQRLRDEWRLIPSIWRDRRANDRELAIIAQHGHHVTRHVFKSKRAIREFLDGFDAGDGPARPPSCGCR; this is encoded by the coding sequence TTGTCACACGCACTTGCTGCCAAGTCCGGCTTCCCCCTCATTCATCTCGACCTCGAGTTCTGGAAGCCCGGCTGGGTCGAGCCGTCGGAAGCGGAGTGGCGCGAGAAGCAGCGTCGCGTGCTTGCGGGCGACGCGTGGATCGCCGATGGCAACTACACGGAGACGCTCGACCCCCGTCTCGAACGCGCCGACACCGTGGTGGTGCTCGTCACGCCGTGGTGGCGGTGCGCGGGCCGGGCGTTCCTGCGCGGCTTCCGGATGCCGGGCCGGCTGCCAGAAGGATGTACGTACTCGGCGTGGCAACGGTTGCGCGATGAATGGCGCCTGATCCCGTCCATCTGGCGGGACCGGCGCGCGAACGACCGCGAGCTTGCGATCATCGCCCAGCACGGGCACCACGTGACTCGGCACGTGTTCAAGTCCAAGCGGGCGATCAGGGAGTTCCTCGACGGGTTCGACGCCGGCGACGGCCCGGCGAGACCGCCGTCGTGCGGCTGCCGGTGA
- a CDS encoding response regulator transcription factor produces the protein MTTIVLTDDEVLLRKALAALLPLEGDITVLAEAEDGETAVEATLKHRPDVLVVDLEMPGVDGLGAVADIRRTRPEQVILMLTRHARPGVLRKALKLGVQGFVSKSAEPALITSVITSLHAGKRWIDPEVSALAVIDDCPLTDRELDVLRATGKGYSVAETAAQIHLAEGTVRNYLSNAMQKTQTRTRHEAARYAREHDWL, from the coding sequence ATGACGACCATCGTGCTCACCGACGACGAGGTCCTGCTGCGCAAGGCACTTGCCGCGCTGCTTCCCCTGGAAGGCGACATCACCGTCCTCGCCGAGGCAGAGGACGGCGAGACCGCCGTCGAGGCCACCCTGAAGCACCGGCCCGACGTGCTGGTCGTGGATCTGGAGATGCCGGGAGTGGACGGCCTCGGCGCGGTCGCCGACATCCGCCGGACGCGACCGGAACAAGTGATCCTGATGCTGACCCGGCACGCCCGTCCCGGTGTGCTCCGCAAGGCCCTGAAACTCGGCGTCCAGGGCTTCGTCAGCAAGTCCGCCGAACCGGCGCTCATCACCTCTGTCATCACCTCCCTGCATGCCGGCAAACGCTGGATCGACCCGGAGGTGTCCGCGCTCGCGGTCATCGACGACTGCCCGCTCACCGACCGCGAACTCGACGTACTGCGGGCGACCGGCAAGGGCTACTCGGTGGCCGAGACCGCCGCCCAGATCCATCTCGCCGAGGGGACGGTACGCAACTACCTCTCCAACGCCATGCAGAAGACCCAGACCCGGACCCGCCACGAGGCGGCCCGCTACGCCCGCGAACACGACTGGCTCTGA
- a CDS encoding sensor histidine kinase, which produces MTARSPGFTEATQGRLRRLNLTTSIPPLVTAAAVIVFIDTHAWWHLLVLVPGVVVALVAFERWTADDLARVAVPCMIVGGAVWPLGVLLTGSPNAYWGICAVGSLAVSRVRRRGLLYVAAAGLITYVAVVGAARLLVDRSDAHEVLAAYVLVPTVLTLMVTIMTTVGERFYDIFRELEQTKEREAEHAVIRERVRFASDLHDIQGHTLHVVKLKIALARKLLASDPDRAEKELQETYALVADTITQTKELAYAQRRLNLSAELENAKNLFEAAGIRVRVTREAEVDPRAGELLGQVLRETTTNILRHAQAEQVQITLSQAGITIVNDGVREDALPELRGLSTLKQRVAGEGGELTVEQQGKQFLTAAKFPSARTSPAVAAAARENSR; this is translated from the coding sequence GTGACCGCAAGATCACCGGGCTTCACCGAGGCGACGCAGGGACGGCTGCGCCGCCTCAACCTCACCACGTCCATCCCGCCGCTGGTGACCGCTGCCGCCGTCATCGTGTTCATCGACACTCACGCCTGGTGGCACCTCCTCGTCCTCGTCCCCGGCGTCGTGGTGGCCCTGGTGGCGTTCGAACGCTGGACGGCCGACGATCTTGCCAGGGTCGCCGTGCCCTGCATGATCGTGGGGGGCGCGGTGTGGCCGCTCGGGGTGCTGCTCACCGGCAGCCCGAACGCGTACTGGGGAATCTGCGCCGTGGGGTCTCTCGCGGTCTCCCGGGTGCGGCGCCGGGGCCTGCTGTACGTCGCGGCCGCCGGGCTGATCACCTACGTCGCCGTGGTGGGCGCGGCGCGGCTCCTGGTGGACCGGTCCGACGCCCACGAGGTGCTGGCGGCTTACGTCCTCGTTCCGACGGTGCTCACCCTGATGGTGACCATCATGACGACCGTGGGCGAACGCTTCTACGACATCTTCCGTGAGCTCGAACAGACCAAGGAACGCGAGGCCGAACACGCCGTCATCCGCGAACGCGTCCGGTTCGCCAGCGACCTGCACGACATCCAGGGCCACACGCTGCACGTGGTCAAACTGAAGATCGCGCTGGCACGGAAGCTGCTGGCCAGCGACCCCGACCGGGCGGAGAAGGAACTGCAGGAGACGTACGCCCTGGTCGCCGACACCATCACCCAGACGAAGGAACTCGCGTACGCCCAACGGCGGCTGAACCTCTCCGCCGAACTCGAGAACGCGAAGAACCTCTTCGAGGCCGCCGGTATCCGGGTGCGCGTGACCCGGGAGGCCGAGGTCGATCCTCGTGCCGGCGAACTACTCGGCCAGGTCCTGCGCGAGACGACCACCAACATCCTCCGGCACGCACAGGCCGAACAGGTGCAGATCACGCTTTCTCAGGCCGGCATCACGATCGTCAACGACGGCGTACGGGAGGATGCGCTTCCCGAGCTCAGAGGACTGTCCACGCTGAAACAGCGGGTGGCAGGCGAGGGAGGCGAGCTGACCGTGGAACAGCAGGGCAAGCAGTTCTTGACAGCCGCGAAGTTCCCATCTGCCCGAACCAGCCCGGCCGTGGCGGCGGCAGCGAGGGAGAACAGCCGATGA
- a CDS encoding ABC transporter ATP-binding protein translates to MSTTPVIEVDELNVSYGDFHAVRDLSFEVRRGELYALLGTNGAGKTTTLETVEGHRSPTTGTVRVFGHSPGNRRAVRPRMGVMLQESGFAPDLTVRESVRLIGRLTRRTDDVDRVLDLVDLTGRAGRKVSQLSGGEKRRLDFATAVFGSPELIFLDEPTTGLDIQSRDDLWETVNRLRENGATIVLTTHYLEEAQQRADRIGLMHQGTLHREGTVSELTRTLPAVVRFSLPGPAPAADLPLQAVADADGRVVVETFALQKDLHVLLRWAQDNAVELRDLEAGPTRLDDVFRAIGT, encoded by the coding sequence ATGTCCACAACGCCAGTCATCGAAGTCGACGAACTGAACGTCAGCTACGGCGACTTCCACGCCGTCAGGGATCTTTCCTTCGAGGTACGCCGCGGCGAGCTCTACGCCCTGCTCGGCACCAACGGGGCGGGCAAGACCACGACCCTGGAGACCGTCGAGGGGCACCGGTCGCCGACCACGGGAACGGTGCGGGTCTTCGGGCACAGCCCGGGCAACCGTCGGGCCGTCCGTCCCCGGATGGGAGTCATGCTCCAGGAGAGCGGCTTCGCACCGGACCTGACGGTGCGCGAGTCGGTACGCCTGATCGGCCGGCTCACCCGCCGTACGGACGACGTGGACCGCGTGCTCGACCTGGTCGACCTCACCGGCCGGGCGGGTCGGAAGGTGTCGCAACTGTCCGGCGGGGAGAAGCGCCGGCTCGACTTCGCCACCGCCGTCTTCGGCTCCCCGGAGCTGATCTTCCTGGACGAGCCGACCACGGGTCTGGACATCCAGTCCCGGGACGACCTGTGGGAGACGGTGAACCGGCTCCGCGAGAACGGCGCCACCATCGTGCTCACCACGCACTACCTGGAGGAGGCGCAGCAGCGCGCCGACCGCATCGGCCTCATGCACCAGGGCACCCTGCACCGGGAGGGCACGGTGTCGGAACTGACCCGCACCCTGCCGGCCGTCGTCCGCTTCTCGTTGCCGGGACCGGCGCCGGCAGCGGACCTGCCGTTGCAGGCCGTCGCCGACGCGGACGGGAGAGTCGTGGTCGAGACCTTCGCGCTGCAGAAGGACCTGCACGTCCTGCTCCGATGGGCACAGGACAACGCCGTGGAGCTGCGGGACCTCGAAGCCGGCCCGACCCGGCTGGACGACGTCTTCCGCGCCATCGGCACCTGA
- a CDS encoding ABC transporter permease, producing MFSIAVSELIQIMRNRLVLVTSFIVPVVVSAFFVRQHETFEAIGSLGYIAAIVMFIVAAFGLYTTAVTTLASRRQNLFLKRLRSTAAGDPGILAGLLLPATVIALVQVTVILAVFAVVAGEPANVALLVVAVLATLAMMVGLGLATAGLTNSPEHAQVTTLPVTLGVIAVATWVGTSGTEDLTLLKRLLPGGSATELVMNAWNGGVAVADSLLLLGPTLGWVVVAVVLATRLFRWEPRR from the coding sequence ATGTTCTCCATCGCTGTCAGCGAGCTGATCCAGATCATGCGCAACCGACTGGTGCTGGTCACCAGCTTCATCGTGCCGGTCGTCGTCAGCGCGTTCTTCGTACGCCAGCACGAGACGTTCGAGGCTATCGGCAGCCTCGGCTACATCGCCGCCATCGTGATGTTCATCGTCGCCGCGTTCGGGCTCTACACCACCGCCGTGACCACGCTGGCGTCCCGCAGGCAGAACCTCTTCCTCAAACGGCTGCGGTCCACCGCCGCCGGCGACCCCGGCATCCTGGCCGGGCTGCTGCTGCCGGCCACCGTCATCGCGCTGGTTCAGGTGACGGTGATCCTGGCCGTGTTCGCCGTTGTGGCCGGTGAACCGGCCAACGTCGCCCTGCTGGTGGTCGCCGTCCTCGCCACCCTGGCCATGATGGTCGGCCTGGGCCTGGCCACGGCAGGGCTGACGAACTCGCCCGAGCATGCCCAGGTGACGACGCTGCCGGTCACCCTCGGCGTGATCGCCGTCGCCACCTGGGTGGGTACCAGCGGAACCGAGGACCTCACCCTGCTCAAGCGGCTGCTGCCCGGCGGATCGGCCACCGAACTGGTGATGAACGCCTGGAACGGCGGCGTCGCCGTGGCCGACTCCCTCCTCCTGCTGGGACCGACGCTGGGCTGGGTCGTCGTCGCCGTCGTACTGGCCACCCGGCTCTTCCGCTGGGAGCCTCGCCGCTGA
- a CDS encoding MFS transporter — MSSTTLDTIRTRVPARLDRLPWSRFHWRVVIGLGTVWILDGLEVTIVGSVASRMIEKGSGIHLTAGDIGMAAAIYVLGACIGALFFGQLTDRFGRKKLFLLTLGVYIVATVATAFAFAPWYFFLARFFTGMGIGGEYSAINSAIDELIPARNRGQVDIAINGSYWVGSALGSIAAIFLLSDIFATDLGWRLAFGLGGIFGLAILIVRRHVPESPRWLFIHGREDEAEKIVDSIEREVREEADDEIPEPGESITVRQRKTIPFRELARVAIRKYPHRTLLGLALFIGQAFLYNAVTFDLGTILSTYFKVASGSVPFFLAVFAVGNFLGPMLLGRLFDTVGRKPMIAGSYLGAAVMTAVIGFLLLSNSLNSISFIILLAIGFFIASAGASSAYLTVSEIFPMETRALAIALFYAVGTAIGGITGPLLFGQFIHSGNLGLVALGFFIGAIAMAFGGVAELVFGVRAEQQSLENIARPLTAEEADETDERTGEGERAEAGTEDEDRVSAREAARRAESERDERIARRSERLRTQRYRPGPGTSFYSPGMHASGASPSQSRLAGDRALDEEVARIANLVGERGPMDRETLFRELGARRWGPRRFDAALRTAVAEGLVRPTGRRQFGPPEDSGR; from the coding sequence ATGTCGTCAACCACGTTGGACACCATTCGTACCCGGGTTCCGGCCCGGCTGGACCGCCTGCCATGGTCGCGATTCCACTGGCGGGTGGTGATCGGCCTCGGCACCGTGTGGATCCTCGACGGGCTCGAGGTGACGATCGTCGGCTCGGTCGCCAGCCGCATGATCGAGAAGGGCAGTGGGATCCACCTCACTGCCGGCGACATCGGTATGGCTGCCGCCATCTACGTCCTGGGCGCCTGCATAGGCGCGTTGTTCTTCGGTCAGCTCACCGACCGGTTCGGCCGCAAGAAGCTCTTCCTGCTCACGCTGGGCGTCTACATCGTCGCCACCGTGGCCACCGCCTTCGCGTTCGCGCCGTGGTACTTCTTCCTGGCCAGGTTCTTCACCGGCATGGGCATCGGCGGGGAGTACTCCGCGATCAACTCCGCGATCGACGAGCTCATCCCCGCCCGCAACCGCGGCCAGGTCGACATCGCCATCAACGGCAGCTACTGGGTCGGCTCCGCGCTCGGCAGCATCGCCGCGATCTTCCTGCTCTCCGACATCTTCGCCACCGACCTGGGCTGGCGGCTCGCGTTCGGCCTGGGCGGCATCTTCGGCCTGGCCATCCTCATCGTCCGCCGGCACGTGCCCGAAAGCCCGCGGTGGTTGTTCATCCACGGCCGCGAGGACGAGGCGGAGAAGATCGTCGACTCGATCGAACGCGAGGTTCGCGAGGAAGCCGACGACGAGATCCCCGAACCCGGCGAGAGCATCACGGTCCGCCAACGCAAGACCATTCCCTTCCGGGAGCTCGCCCGGGTCGCGATCAGGAAGTACCCCCACCGCACGCTGCTCGGCCTGGCGTTGTTCATCGGCCAGGCGTTCCTCTACAACGCGGTCACCTTCGACCTGGGCACGATTCTCAGTACGTACTTCAAGGTGGCGTCCGGTTCGGTGCCGTTCTTCCTGGCCGTGTTCGCGGTCGGCAACTTCCTCGGCCCGATGTTGCTGGGAAGGCTTTTCGACACAGTCGGGCGTAAACCGATGATCGCCGGAAGCTATCTCGGCGCCGCGGTGATGACCGCGGTGATCGGCTTCCTGCTGCTGAGCAACTCGCTGAACTCCATCTCGTTCATCATCCTGCTGGCGATCGGGTTCTTCATCGCCTCGGCCGGCGCCAGCTCGGCCTACCTGACGGTCAGCGAGATCTTCCCGATGGAGACCCGGGCGCTCGCGATCGCCTTGTTCTACGCGGTCGGTACGGCGATCGGCGGCATCACCGGGCCGTTGCTGTTCGGCCAGTTCATCCACAGCGGCAACCTCGGCCTGGTGGCGCTGGGCTTCTTCATCGGCGCGATCGCGATGGCCTTCGGCGGCGTGGCCGAACTGGTGTTCGGGGTGCGCGCCGAGCAGCAGTCCCTGGAGAACATCGCCCGCCCGCTCACCGCGGAGGAGGCGGACGAGACGGACGAGCGCACCGGCGAGGGAGAGCGGGCGGAAGCAGGAACCGAGGACGAGGACCGGGTGAGCGCGCGGGAGGCGGCCCGAAGGGCCGAGTCCGAACGCGACGAACGCATCGCCCGGCGGTCGGAACGCCTGCGCACACAGCGATACCGGCCCGGCCCGGGTACGTCGTTCTACTCGCCCGGCATGCACGCCTCCGGCGCCTCGCCCAGCCAGAGCCGGCTGGCCGGGGACCGCGCCCTGGACGAGGAGGTCGCCCGGATCGCCAACCTGGTAGGCGAACGCGGGCCGATGGATCGGGAGACGTTGTTCCGCGAACTCGGCGCCCGCCGGTGGGGCCCCCGCCGCTTCGACGCCGCGTTGCGCACCGCCGTCGCCGAGGGCCTCGTCCGGCCGACGGGCCGCCGGCAGTTCGGCCCGCCGGAGGACTCGGGTCGGTAG
- a CDS encoding D-isomer specific 2-hydroxyacid dehydrogenase family protein, translating into MTSGARTPKIHVGPQQLPELLEAVKTAGGEVVDDPAQAEALVWWGGSPDQFKDVDHDGIKWVQLPSAGIESWFRAGIFTSGKVYTCAVGSYADGVAEHTLALMLGGLRQLHTLAGERTWTGVRSGTLLDSTVGIVGCGGIGRALIRMLEPLRVRVLAITRSGTPVPGAAHTYTPDRLDDVLSASDVVVIGAPSTAETKHLIGARELELMQPHAWLVNIARGSLIDTDALVEALRAGSIAGAGLDVTDPEPLPDGHPLWDEPRALITPHSANPPSLLIPGLTKRVNENVRRYVAGEKLVGLVEVERGY; encoded by the coding sequence ATGACCTCCGGTGCACGTACCCCCAAGATCCACGTCGGCCCACAGCAGCTGCCCGAGCTCCTCGAGGCGGTGAAGACGGCGGGCGGTGAGGTGGTCGACGACCCCGCGCAGGCCGAGGCGCTGGTGTGGTGGGGCGGGTCGCCCGACCAGTTCAAGGACGTCGACCACGACGGCATCAAGTGGGTGCAGCTTCCGTCGGCAGGCATCGAGTCGTGGTTCCGGGCCGGCATCTTCACCTCCGGCAAGGTCTACACCTGCGCGGTCGGCAGTTACGCCGACGGTGTCGCCGAGCACACGCTGGCGCTGATGCTCGGCGGCCTGCGCCAACTGCACACGCTCGCCGGCGAACGCACCTGGACGGGCGTACGGTCCGGAACCCTGCTGGACTCGACGGTCGGCATCGTCGGCTGCGGCGGCATCGGCCGGGCGCTGATCCGGATGCTGGAGCCGCTGCGGGTCCGGGTGCTGGCGATCACCCGCTCGGGTACGCCGGTGCCGGGTGCGGCGCACACCTACACCCCGGACCGGCTGGACGACGTACTCTCCGCCTCGGACGTGGTTGTGATCGGCGCCCCGTCGACGGCCGAGACCAAGCACCTGATCGGCGCGCGGGAGCTGGAGTTGATGCAGCCGCACGCCTGGCTGGTCAACATCGCCCGGGGATCGCTGATCGACACCGACGCGCTGGTGGAGGCCCTGCGCGCCGGCAGCATCGCCGGCGCCGGCCTGGACGTCACCGACCCCGAGCCGCTCCCGGACGGCCACCCGCTCTGGGACGAGCCGCGCGCGCTGATCACGCCCCACTCGGCCAACCCGCCCAGCCTGCTCATCCCGGGACTCACCAAGCGGGTGAACGAGAACGTCCGCCGCTACGTCGCGGGCGAGAAGCTGGTCGGGCTGGTCGAGGTGGAACGCGGCTACTGA
- a CDS encoding phytanoyl-CoA dioxygenase family protein, with translation MDMATALRDLAVTDETLSTKEKDQLDRDGFLPLPGILSSEQVAAFNTRLAELTAAEGEQAGLEVHQEEGADRLSDLINKDPMFDVCFTHPRVLAGMRHVLGEFKVFSLNSRASRPGKGLQGLHTDYGEPVRPGAYRVCNSIWLLDDFTADNGATRVVPGSHRWAKLPGQELADPKDAHPDQVQLLAPAGTVVIFNSHLWHGGTLNSSDRARRAMHMAFCTRDLAQQLDQKAYIRSTTYDRLSPAQRFLLDVAAEDVAARQAS, from the coding sequence ATGGACATGGCGACCGCACTGCGCGACCTCGCCGTCACCGACGAAACCCTGTCCACGAAGGAGAAGGACCAGCTCGACCGGGACGGTTTCCTCCCGCTGCCGGGCATCCTCAGCTCCGAGCAGGTCGCGGCGTTCAACACCCGCCTCGCCGAGCTCACCGCCGCCGAGGGCGAGCAGGCCGGCCTCGAGGTGCACCAGGAGGAGGGTGCGGACCGGCTGTCGGACCTGATCAACAAGGACCCGATGTTCGACGTCTGCTTCACCCATCCGCGGGTGCTGGCCGGGATGCGGCACGTACTCGGGGAGTTCAAGGTGTTCTCCCTCAACAGCCGCGCCTCCCGTCCGGGCAAGGGACTTCAGGGTCTGCACACCGACTACGGCGAGCCCGTCCGGCCCGGTGCGTACCGCGTGTGCAACTCCATCTGGCTGCTGGACGACTTCACCGCCGACAACGGCGCCACCCGCGTCGTCCCGGGTTCGCACCGGTGGGCCAAGCTGCCGGGCCAGGAGCTGGCCGACCCCAAGGACGCCCATCCCGACCAGGTTCAGCTGCTCGCCCCGGCCGGCACGGTCGTGATCTTCAACAGCCACCTGTGGCACGGCGGGACGCTGAACAGCTCCGACCGGGCCAGACGGGCCATGCACATGGCGTTCTGCACCCGTGACCTCGCCCAGCAGCTGGACCAGAAGGCCTACATCCGTTCCACGACGTACGACCGGCTCAGCCCGGCGCAGCGGTTCCTGCTCGACGTCGCCGCCGAGGACGTGGCCGCCCGCCAGGCGAGCTGA
- a CDS encoding aldo/keto reductase yields the protein MTDIGLSSQLTAPLSPDARIPLIGFGTWQLSGDEARQAVAWALEAGYRHLDTATGYGNEDQVGTALRDSGVPRDQVFVTTKLPPDHVGRERQTLQQSLDKLGVDHLDLWLIHWPPNGTAGVESWKVFVEAQKEGLVRHIGVSNYSLDQIDELTSQTGVTPAVNQIKWSPVQFDRELLEGSRERGVVVEGYSPFRAAKLDDPVLTGLAEKYGKTVPQVIVRWHLQRGVVVIPKSAKRERIESNVDVFDFELSADELTAIDNLSEA from the coding sequence ATGACTGACATCGGCCTGTCCTCCCAACTCACCGCACCGCTCTCCCCCGACGCCCGCATCCCGCTGATCGGGTTCGGCACCTGGCAGCTCTCCGGCGACGAGGCTCGCCAGGCCGTCGCCTGGGCGCTGGAAGCCGGCTACCGGCACCTCGACACGGCCACCGGCTACGGCAACGAGGACCAGGTCGGCACCGCGCTGCGCGACAGCGGCGTACCCCGCGACCAGGTCTTCGTCACCACCAAGCTGCCGCCGGACCACGTGGGCCGGGAGCGGCAGACCCTCCAGCAGAGCCTGGACAAGCTCGGCGTGGACCACCTCGACCTGTGGCTGATCCACTGGCCGCCGAACGGCACCGCCGGCGTCGAGTCGTGGAAGGTGTTCGTCGAGGCGCAGAAGGAGGGTCTCGTACGCCACATCGGCGTGAGCAACTACTCCCTGGACCAGATCGACGAGCTCACCTCCCAGACCGGCGTGACGCCCGCGGTCAACCAGATCAAGTGGAGCCCCGTGCAGTTCGACCGCGAGCTGCTCGAGGGGAGCCGTGAGCGCGGCGTCGTCGTGGAGGGCTACAGCCCGTTCCGCGCCGCCAAGCTGGACGACCCGGTGCTGACCGGACTCGCCGAGAAGTACGGCAAGACGGTCCCGCAGGTGATCGTGCGCTGGCACCTGCAGCGCGGCGTCGTGGTGATCCCGAAGTCGGCCAAGCGCGAACGCATCGAGTCCAACGTCGACGTGTTCGACTTCGAGTTGTCCGCGGACGAGCTCACCGCGATCGACAACCTGTCCGAGGCGTGA